In Acinonyx jubatus isolate Ajub_Pintada_27869175 chromosome B3, VMU_Ajub_asm_v1.0, whole genome shotgun sequence, a genomic segment contains:
- the SERPINA9 gene encoding serpin A9, with protein sequence MASPFYRLFLVVSICAPVYCVPPSSGPCPSATRNSATPWVSSSNTNFAFRLYQRLVLKTPDQNVFFSPLSISASLATLSLGARSATKTQILQGLGFNLTHEPESAIHRAFQHLLHSLSVPSKGLDLRMGSVLFIKKELRLQTNFLDDVKRLYDSKVFSTDFSSTSTARKRINSYVEKETKGKVVDLIQDLDPLTAMVLVNPVFFKAKWEKPFHPGYTRKSSPFLVGQGATVKVPMMHQVEQFAFGVDPELSCSVLQMEYSGNTVAFFVLPGQGKMRQLEQALSARTLRRWSLLLRKRWIEVFIPKFSISASYDLETILPKMGIWDAFNSNADFSGITKTDFLQLSKVAHKAVLDVSEEGTEASAATATKLIVRSKDSPSYTVIRFNRSFLLLLINKATEAILFLGKVENPTKS encoded by the exons ATGGCCTCTCCCTTTTATCGACTTTTCCTGGTTGTCAGCATCTGTGCTCCGGTCTACTGTGTACCCCCATCCAGTGGCCCCTGCCCTTCCGCCACAAGGAACAGCGCTACCCCCTGGGTATCTTCCAGCAACACCAACTTTGCCTTCCGCCTCTACCAGAGGCTGGTTTTGAAGACTCCGGATCAGAACGTCTTCTTCTCCCCCCTGAGTATCTCCGCTTCCCTGGCCACGCTCTCCCTCGGGGCCCGCTCAGCCACCAAGACCCAGATCCTCCAAGGCCTGGGGTTCAACCTCACACACGAGCCAGAATCCGCCATCCACCGGGCCTTCCAGCACCTGCTCCACTCACTCAGTGTCCCCAGCAAAGGCCTAGACTTGAGGATGGGAAGCGTCCTCTTCATCAAAAAGGAGCTGCGCCTACAGACAAATTTCTTGGACGACGTCAAGAGGCTGTATGATTCGAAGGTCTTTTCTACAGATTTCTCCAGCACCTCCACCGCCCGGAAGAGAATCAACAGCTATGTGGAGAAGGAGACCAAAGGGAAGGTTGTAGACTTAATCCAAGACCTTGACCCTCTGACAGCCATGGTCCTGGTGAACCCTGTTTTCTTTAAAG CCAAGTGGGAGAAGCCCTTTCACCCTGGATATACAAGAAAGAGCTCTCCGTTCCTGGTGGGCCAGGGGGCCACTGTGAAGGTCCCGATGATGCACCAGGTGGAACAATTTGCTTTTGGGGTGGATCCGGAGCTGAGCTGCTCTGTACTACAGATGGAATACAGTGGCAACACCGTGGCCTTCTTTGTCCTCCCTGGCCAGGGCAAGATGAGGCAGCTGGAACAGGCCTTGTCAGCCAGGACACTGAGGCGATGGAGCCTCTTACTCCGGAAGAG GTGGATAGAGGTGTTCATTCCgaaattttccatttctgcctCCTATGACCTGGAAACCATCCTCCCGAAGATGGGCATCTGGGATGCCTTTAATAGTAATGCTGATTTTTCTGGAATCACAAAGACAGACTTCCTGCAGCTTTCCAAA GTTGCCCACAAGGCTGTGCTGGACGTCAGCGAGGAGGGGACCGAGGCCTCAGCAGCCACCGCCACCAAGCTCATAGTCCGGTCAAAGGACAGCCCCTCTTACACCGTCATCCGCTTCAATAGgtccttcctgctgctgctgatAAACAAAGCCACAGAGGCCATTCTCTTCCTAGGGAAAGTTGAAAATCCGACTAAATCCTAA